Within Amycolatopsis sp. cg5, the genomic segment AGATGCGTGAGCGTCAGGCGGCCTATTGGGCGAACCCGGAGCACCGGGCGGACGCCGCCGAGCGGGTGCGGATCTTCTTCGCCAAGCCGGGCAGGCGCGAGGAGTGGAGCGAGCGGGCACGGGAGCAGTGGAAGGACGAAGCGCTTCTGGCGTGGCGGTCTCAGGCGACCGTCGAGCAGTTCTCCGACCCCGCGGAGCGTGAGCGTCAGAGCGCCGCTGTTCTCGCTTGGCACAGTGAGCACCCCGAATTCGGCGAGCGGCACTCGCTGCGTATGAAGATCCGGATGGCCGATCCGGATTCCGGCCATATAGCGAGGATCCAGGCTGGGCGGGCGCGATACGTCGACTCGGTTCCGCGCGAGGAGCGTGTCGCCAAGCAGAACGAAGGCAGGCGCTTGGCGGCACTGAAGCGGCTCGCCCCGTTGTTGTCCTTGCCGGACAGCGAACTCGCCGAGGCGTACGAGGCCGAGAGGATGCGGTCGGCGCGCACCGGGCTCCGTTTCGAACGGTTGCTGAACGAGTTCTGCGGCGGTGACCTGGCTCGGCTTCGGGAAGCCGTCGCGATGGTCAACCACAGCGTCGCTTCCGTGGTGCCGCTGACCGAGACCGAAGATGTCTACGACCTGACGGTCGACGGGTACCACAACTTCGCGCTCGAAGCCGGGGTGTTCGTCCACAACAGCGCTCGGATGGCTCGCGTGTCCGAGTATCAGGCGCTGCTTCCCTTGCGTGGCAAGATCTTGAACGTCCAGAAGGCCAGTCTCGGCGACACGCTGAAGAACGCCGAGATCGCGTCGATCGTCCAGGTGCTGGGCGCGGGCAGCGGCCGCACGTTCGACATGACCACCATGCGCTACGGCCGCGTCATTCTGATGGCGGACGCCGACGTCGATGGCTCGCACATCCGGACGCTGCTGATCACGCTGTTCGCCAAGTACCTGCGGCCGGTGATCGAGGACGGCAGGCTGTTCGCCGCGATGCCGCCGCTGCACAAGGTGGTCACCAAGGGCCGCAACCCGGAGACCAGGTTCACCTTCACCCAGCGCGAGATGGAGACCACGGTCGCCGCGCTGGAGAAGGCGGGCAAGCAGATCGTCAAGCCGGTGCAGCGGTTCAAGGGCCTCGGCGAGATGGACGCCGACGAGCTGTGGGAGACCACGATGAACCCGGCCACCCGTGCTGTCCGGCGGATCACCTGGGACGACGCCGAAGCCGCCGAGTCCGCGCTCGAACTGCTGATGGGCGAGAAGGTCGAGCCGCGCCGCAACTGGCTGGTCGAGTCCTCGGACCGGGTCGACCAAGACGCGATCGACGCCTGAGTTTTCGTTAGCTACCAAGGAGTTTCGCTGTGGCACGCCGCAAAGGCCCCAGTACCAAGGTCGACGCGTCCGCGTTCGACCAGGCGGGGGCGAACGTCTTCGAGAACCCGCTGAAGACGGAGATCGAAGACTCCTACCTGGAGTACGCGTACTCGGTCATCCACTCGCGCGCGCTCCCGGACGCGCGCGACGGGCTCAAGCCGGTGCACCGCCGCATCCTGTTCTCGATGAACGAGCAGGGCTATCGGCCGACGCACGCGTACGTGAAGTCGTCGCGCGTCGTGGGCGACTGTTTCGTGCGCGGTGCGCTTGTGTCGACGCCCGCCGGCTTGCGCCCGATCGAAGAGATCGAGCTCGGCGAGGAGGTTCTCGACGGCAGGGGACGTGCGGTTCCCGTCACCGCCGTGTACGAGAACCCGGTATCGGAGCTGGTCCGGGTCACCTGGTCGAACGGGCACACCATGCTGGTGACCCCCGGGCAGCGGTTCCGCACGGTCGGCGACGATTCATCGCTGGAGTGGACCGACGCGCGGGAGCTGGCCGGGCGGCGGACGGTCGCCTATGGCAATGGGCGGCGGGTGGACGCGCCCGCGCAGGATGGCAGTCGTTACGACTATCTGCTCGGCCTGCTCGTCGCCGAAGGCTTCCAGGTCGACCGGGCAAGGACCGCGGATGGTCGGGTACGTATCCACATGTGCGACGTCGAGCCTCTCGACGCCGTCTACGACTGGGCGACCACGCATGGTCTGGTCGTGCACCGCAGCCTGCGGGCAGGAGCGAAGCCGAATCATCGCGACCAGCACATCCTCACCTTCGCGAGGAATGACGGTCTGCTGAAAGCGGTTGAGGGCCTCAGTGCCGAGAAGACCGTTCCCGCCGGGGTGCTGGCGAACCGGTCGTCCTGGGCGCCGTTCCTCGCCGGTCTTTTCGATGGTGATGGTTACGTACGCAAGCAGGGCGGGCGTGAGATCGTCTTCGTCAGCACGAGCGAGCGGCTGGTCCGCCAGGTTTACTCGATGCTGGCCGATATGGGCATTCACGGGCACCACTGGCACAACGAGAAGGCGGAGGATGAGCATGACCTGCTCGGTCTGTCGATCTCGGGTCGTGACGCGGTGGCCTTCGCCGGGATCATCGGCTGCTGGACCAAGATCGGCTACAAGGCCGACGATCTCCGGCGGATCGCCGAGACGAATCTGTCCTATGGCGGGAAGCAGGGGAACGACCGGCTGCCCGCGCAGGCGGTCATGGCTGCGTTCTCCGCTGCGCACAAGGGGGGCGGATGGTTCCGTGACACCAATGGCACCGCGTTCCGCGCCTCGCTGTCGGGCGTGAGTGGCGCCAAAGTCCGCTATGGCAAGGACCGGCACGGCATCGCGCTGGCCGATCGATCTTTCCCGCTCTGGCGCGCAGAACAGGACGGCTGGGTCGAGAAGCTGCGCCGGATCGGTTCGCCGCTCGCCGACCGTCTCGACGCACTGTCGGGGTACTCGTTCTTGACGGTGAAGTCAGTGGAGCCGGTGGCACCGGACACGACGTACGACATCCAGGTGGGTACGAAGGAACATGCCTTCGTCACCGAAGGATTCGTCGTCCACAACTGCATGGGTAAGTACCACCCGCACGGCGATTCGGCCATCTATGACTCGATGGTCCGGATGGCGCAGGACTTTTCGCTGAACGTCCCGCTGATCGACGGGCACGGCAACTTCGGTTCCCCCGACGATGGCCCTGCCGCGTCGCGATACACCGAAGCCAGGATGTCACCTGAGGCCATGCTGCTGGTGGGGGAGCTCGGCGAGGAGACCGTCGACTTCCGTCCCACCTACGACGGCTCGCTGCTGGAGCCGACCGTGCTGCCCGCGGCGTTCCCCAACCTGCTCGTCAACGGCACGTCCGGGATCGCGGTCGGCATGGCCACCAACATGATCCCGCACAACCTGGGCGAGACGGTCGCGGCCGCGCGGTGGCTGATCCATCACCCCACGGCGACGCTCGACAAGCTGATGGAGTTCGTGCCGGGCCCCGACCTGCCGACCGGCGGGATGCTGCTCGGGCTCGACGAGGTGCGCAAGGCGTACGAGACCGGACGCGGCGTGGTCCGTATGCGGGCCAAGTGCGAGACCGGTCCGCTCGAAGGCAGCCGTGGCCGCCAGGCGATCACCGTGACCGAGCTGCCGTACGGTGTCGGGCCGGAAAAGATCATCGAGAAGATCACCGACGAGGTCAACAAGTCCAAGCGGCTCACCGGGATCGCGGACGTCAAGGACCTCACCGACCGCGAGAACGGCACGCGGCTGGTCATCGAGTGCAAGGTCGGCGTCAACCCGCAGGCGCTGCTCGCGGACCTGTACCGGCTGACGCCGCTGGAGCAGTCGTTCGGCATCAACAACCTGGTGCTGGTCGACGGGCAGCCGCAGACGCTCGGGCTCAAGGCGCTGCTGGAGGTCTTCCTCGCGCACCGGTACGAGGTCGTCACGCGACGCACGCGCTACCAGAAGCGCAAGCGCGAGGACCGTCTGCACTTGGTCGAGGGTCTGCTGCGCGCGCTGCTCGACATCGACAAGGTCATCCGCCTGATCCGCAACAGTGACAACGCGCAGGCCGCGAAGGACGGCTTGATGAAGTCGTTCAAGCTGTCGGAGATCCAGTCGACCTACATCTTGGACACGCCGCTGCGCCGGCTCACCAAGTACGACAAGATCGAGCTCGAGGCCGAGCAGGACAAGCTGCGCGAGGAGATCGCCGAGCTGTCCAAGATCCTCGACGACGAGTCCGTGCTGAAGAAGGTCGTCTCGACCGAACTCGCCAAGGTGGCCAAGGACTTCACCACCGAGCGCCGCACCGCGCTGATCGACGGTGACCTCAAGGAGGTGCTGGCCGCTTCGAAGCCATCCGGTCCGCTGGAGGTCGAGGACGACCCGTGCCAGGTCATTCTTTCGGCCACCGGCCTGGTCGCGCGGACCGCGGCCGAGTCGGAGGAGTCTTCGGAAGCGCGGCGCCGCAACGGCCGGGTGAAGCACGACGCCGTCCAGGCGGTGGTGCATTCGACGGCCCGTGGCCAGGTGCTGCTGGTGACCAACCGCGGCCGGGCGTTCAAGACCGACGTGCTGCCGTTGCCGGTGCTGCCCGAGCAGGCGGGCACGGTTTCGCTGCGCGGCGGTATGGCGGCGCGCGAGCTGGTGCCGCTGGAAAAGGGCGAGAAGGTGGTCGGTATCGCGCCACTCGGTGAGCAGGGCGCCGGTTCGCCCGGTCTCGCGGTCGGCACGAAGCTGGGCGTGGTCAAGGTGTGCGCGCCCGAATGGCCCGTTCGCTCCGACGAGTTCGAGATCATCAGTCTCAAGGACGGCGACGAGATCATCGGGGCCACTTGGCTCACCGACGGGTCCGAAACGCTCGCCTTCGTCTCCTCGGAGGCTTCGCTGCTGCGGTACGCGGCGTCTTTGGTCCGGCCGCAAGGCCTCAAGGGCGGCGGTATGGCCGGTATCAACCTCAACGGTGACGTGACCGCGGTCTTCTTCGGCGCCATCCGCACGGACGACGAAGAGCACGGCGAGCCGATGGTGATCACGTCGACCGGGATGAGCGTGAAGGTCACCCCGTTCAGCGAGTATCCGCCGAAGGGGCGTGCGACCGGTGGTGTCCGGGCGCAGCGCTTCCTCAAGGGCGAAGGCGGGCTGCGGGTGGCTTGGATCGGGCCACGCCCGGCGGGCGCCGGATCGAACGGCGATCCCGTCGAGCTGCCCGAGGTGGACATGCGGCGTGACGGTTCGGGGCATGCGCACCCGGGGCCGGACGTGGTGGGGCACCTCATCGAGCGGGACTGACGAACCGGGATAAAGCGGGCTTTACTCCCGGGAGTAAAGCCCGCTTTATCCCGGCCTACCGCAGGACGCTCGGGTCGACCTTGGCCGCGCGCTCACGCTGCGGGAAGACGCCGACCTGGACCCTGGCTTTTTCTTGGCCTGTCGCGTAGTCGACCACCGAGACCTCGTTGCGCTTGCTCAGCGAGACGAAGCAGTAGCGGCCGTCGGCGGTCGTGGTGCCCCAGTACGGCAGGCTGCCGACCGGGTAGTTGACCGTCGCCGCCGTGCTCAGATCCGAGGTGGACACCAAAGCGACATAGTCGTCGATCGTGCCGACGTCGCACAGCCGCGAGCCGTCGCCGGAGAGCGCGAGGCCGTGGTGCGCCGAGTTCTTCGGGTACTCGTCGGGCTTCAACGCCGCGCCCGCCGGCGAGAACGGCATGGTCACCGTGTTCATGATCTGCGACGAGTCCAGGTCGTACTTCACGAAGCCGTTCAGGTAGGACAGCTGCGCGTAGAACGTGTGGCCGTCGGGGGCGATCAGGTTGGGCCGGATGCCGTGCGGGAAGCGCCAGGTCTTGACCACTTGCAGGGTCGCGGCGTCGACCTTGGTCAGCAGGAAGTCGCCTTTGGCCCATTCCATCCACTTGGGCAGCGAGACGGTGCCGATGCTGGAGTTGTAGATGTAGCGGCCGTCGGCGGAGAAGTCGTTCTGGTGCGGGTAGGTGCCGGTCTGGAACGCGCCGGTGATCTGGCCGGTGGCGGTGTCGAGCACCTGCGCTTTGCCCGCGGTGGTCGCCGAAACGACGAAGCGGGTGCCGTCGGGGGACAGCGCGGCGTGGTCGGCGTGGAAGCCTTCGAGCCGGGTGTGCCAGAGCTCGGCGCCGGAGCCGAGATCGAAGGCGGCGACGTCGTCGAGGTTGCCGCGTGACACGTACAGCTTGCGGCCGTCGGGGGAGAGCGCGAGGTCGTCGACGAACCGGTCGCCGCCTTCGACGGCTTTGACCGTCTCGTAGCCGGCGCGCTCGATGGGGTTCATCGCGTTGAGGCGCTCTTGCAGGTCGGGGATGACGTTGACGTAGCCGAGGTTGGCGAAGGTGGTCGAATCCAGGAACGTCACGGTGCCCGACTGCGCGTTGCCCACCAGCACGACGTCTTTGAGCGCGGCCGCCTGGGCGACGGGAGCGGCGAGTGTGGTGCCCAGCAAGGTGATGGCGAGTGCGCTGACGATGCGGTTCGGCGGCATCGATTCTCCTCTGCGGGAATCCCCCTCGGGGACAGGACGCGAATATTATTCGCATTAAACTAAGTCCCGCGCTACCGCCAGCTGAGGTACGGCGCTCCGGTTAGGACAGAATCGAAGGCGTGAGGTTCGGGATACTGGGGGCGCTCGAAGCGCCGGTGCCGGTCGGCGGCCCGCGTCCGCGCTCGCTGCTCGCGGCGCTGCTGCTCGACGCCGGGCAGATCGTCAGCGCCGAGCGGCTCATCGACGCGCTCTACGGTGAGGAGCCGCCGAGCGGCGCCGCGAACGCGTTGCAGTCCCAGGTCTCCCGGCTTCGGGGAAAGCTCGGCGACGCGAGCCTGATCGAGCTGCACGCGGCCGGCTACCGGCTCGCCGTCGATCGCGAAGACATCGACGTGCACGTGTTCACCAGGCTCGCGGCCGAAGGCAAACGGGCGCTCGCGGCGGGTGACCACAAAGAAGCCACCGCCCTGCTCGGCGACGCTTTGGCGCT encodes:
- a CDS encoding DNA topoisomerase (ATP-hydrolyzing), which codes for MARRKGPSTKVDASAFDQAGANVFENPLKTEIEDSYLEYAYSVIHSRALPDARDGLKPVHRRILFSMNEQGYRPTHAYVKSSRVVGDCFVRGALVSTPAGLRPIEEIELGEEVLDGRGRAVPVTAVYENPVSELVRVTWSNGHTMLVTPGQRFRTVGDDSSLEWTDARELAGRRTVAYGNGRRVDAPAQDGSRYDYLLGLLVAEGFQVDRARTADGRVRIHMCDVEPLDAVYDWATTHGLVVHRSLRAGAKPNHRDQHILTFARNDGLLKAVEGLSAEKTVPAGVLANRSSWAPFLAGLFDGDGYVRKQGGREIVFVSTSERLVRQVYSMLADMGIHGHHWHNEKAEDEHDLLGLSISGRDAVAFAGIIGCWTKIGYKADDLRRIAETNLSYGGKQGNDRLPAQAVMAAFSAAHKGGGWFRDTNGTAFRASLSGVSGAKVRYGKDRHGIALADRSFPLWRAEQDGWVEKLRRIGSPLADRLDALSGYSFLTVKSVEPVAPDTTYDIQVGTKEHAFVTEGFVVHNCMGKYHPHGDSAIYDSMVRMAQDFSLNVPLIDGHGNFGSPDDGPAASRYTEARMSPEAMLLVGELGEETVDFRPTYDGSLLEPTVLPAAFPNLLVNGTSGIAVGMATNMIPHNLGETVAAARWLIHHPTATLDKLMEFVPGPDLPTGGMLLGLDEVRKAYETGRGVVRMRAKCETGPLEGSRGRQAITVTELPYGVGPEKIIEKITDEVNKSKRLTGIADVKDLTDRENGTRLVIECKVGVNPQALLADLYRLTPLEQSFGINNLVLVDGQPQTLGLKALLEVFLAHRYEVVTRRTRYQKRKREDRLHLVEGLLRALLDIDKVIRLIRNSDNAQAAKDGLMKSFKLSEIQSTYILDTPLRRLTKYDKIELEAEQDKLREEIAELSKILDDESVLKKVVSTELAKVAKDFTTERRTALIDGDLKEVLAASKPSGPLEVEDDPCQVILSATGLVARTAAESEESSEARRRNGRVKHDAVQAVVHSTARGQVLLVTNRGRAFKTDVLPLPVLPEQAGTVSLRGGMAARELVPLEKGEKVVGIAPLGEQGAGSPGLAVGTKLGVVKVCAPEWPVRSDEFEIISLKDGDEIIGATWLTDGSETLAFVSSEASLLRYAASLVRPQGLKGGGMAGINLNGDVTAVFFGAIRTDDEEHGEPMVITSTGMSVKVTPFSEYPPKGRATGGVRAQRFLKGEGGLRVAWIGPRPAGAGSNGDPVELPEVDMRRDGSGHAHPGPDVVGHLIERD
- a CDS encoding YncE family protein, whose amino-acid sequence is MPPNRIVSALAITLLGTTLAAPVAQAAALKDVVLVGNAQSGTVTFLDSTTFANLGYVNVIPDLQERLNAMNPIERAGYETVKAVEGGDRFVDDLALSPDGRKLYVSRGNLDDVAAFDLGSGAELWHTRLEGFHADHAALSPDGTRFVVSATTAGKAQVLDTATGQITGAFQTGTYPHQNDFSADGRYIYNSSIGTVSLPKWMEWAKGDFLLTKVDAATLQVVKTWRFPHGIRPNLIAPDGHTFYAQLSYLNGFVKYDLDSSQIMNTVTMPFSPAGAALKPDEYPKNSAHHGLALSGDGSRLCDVGTIDDYVALVSTSDLSTAATVNYPVGSLPYWGTTTADGRYCFVSLSKRNEVSVVDYATGQEKARVQVGVFPQRERAAKVDPSVLR